A genomic window from Terrisporobacter glycolicus ATCC 14880 = DSM 1288 includes:
- a CDS encoding DUF554 domain-containing protein, with the protein MFGVIVNSLAIVCGGILGLIINKGIPKRLDKSIMDGLALVVIYMGISGALKGDNPLYVIISMTIGIIIGELIDIDNLLNKLGSYLDGQLSKKNISGSGEENKISKGFVSSSLLFCVGAMAVVGSIQSGLSNDNSILLAKAVLDGISSIFFAASMGVGVLLSSIAVFLYEGIITLGASGLSNILSTNVITYMTCVGSLLIMAMGLNMIKVCDIKVANMLPAMFIPIIMGIFNII; encoded by the coding sequence ATGTTTGGAGTAATAGTAAATAGTTTAGCTATAGTTTGTGGAGGAATACTAGGTTTAATAATAAATAAAGGAATACCTAAACGATTAGACAAATCTATTATGGATGGATTAGCACTAGTAGTTATATATATGGGTATCTCTGGGGCACTAAAAGGAGACAATCCATTATATGTTATAATTTCTATGACTATTGGTATAATCATAGGTGAATTAATTGATATAGACAATTTGTTAAATAAATTAGGATCATATTTAGATGGACAACTATCTAAAAAAAATATATCAGGTTCAGGTGAAGAAAATAAAATATCAAAAGGCTTTGTTTCTTCTAGTTTATTGTTTTGTGTAGGAGCTATGGCTGTAGTTGGTTCTATTCAAAGTGGGCTTTCAAATGATAATTCAATATTACTTGCAAAAGCAGTATTAGATGGAATTTCTTCAATATTTTTTGCTGCATCAATGGGAGTAGGAGTATTATTATCAAGCATAGCAGTTTTTTTATATGAAGGAATAATTACACTAGGAGCTTCTGGTTTATCAAATATACTAAGTACCAATGTTATAACATATATGACTTGTGTAGGAAGTTTGTTAATTATGGCTATGGGATTAAATATGATTAAAGTATGTGATATAAAAGTTGCAAATATGCTACCAGCTATGTTTATTCCTATAATTATGGGAATTTTCAACATTATTTAG
- a CDS encoding aminotransferase class I/II-fold pyridoxal phosphate-dependent enzyme, translating into MLKETSDLLKEYYGLDDETFDLSNEVMKDIKDQFEKIKQIREFNQYKVLRAMQRAHLSDNHFNWTTGYGYNDIGREKIEEIFAEVFGAEDALVRPIIVNGTHALSLCIQGIVRPGDEILSITEKPYDTLQGVIGIREEKGSLKEFGVTYQDVDFLPDGNIDLEGVKKKINEKTKLVMIQRSKGYSWRKSLSIEDIKEAIEVVKSVNKDLIVMVDNCYGEFLDTKEPTEVGADIMAGSLIKNPGGGLALTGGYIAGRKDLVEMVSYRLTTPGIGKECGLTFGTTRNVLQGFFMAPYVTSQAVMGAIYCARMFEKLGYDVLPKYDDLRSDIIQVVRLKNAEEVIAFCQGVQAAAPVDSYVKPEPWAMPGYEDEVIMAAGAFIQGSSIELSADAPIRPPFNVYFQGGLTFDHSKMGTLKAVEYIKKINK; encoded by the coding sequence GTGCTTAAAGAGACAAGTGATTTATTAAAAGAATATTACGGATTAGATGATGAAACTTTTGATTTATCTAATGAAGTAATGAAAGATATAAAAGATCAATTTGAAAAAATAAAACAAATAAGGGAATTTAACCAATATAAAGTGTTAAGGGCTATGCAAAGAGCTCATTTAAGTGATAACCATTTTAACTGGACAACAGGATATGGATACAATGATATTGGTCGTGAAAAAATAGAAGAAATATTTGCAGAAGTGTTTGGAGCAGAAGATGCTTTAGTTAGACCAATAATAGTAAATGGAACTCATGCATTAAGTTTATGTATCCAAGGTATAGTTAGACCAGGAGATGAAATATTATCAATAACAGAAAAGCCATATGATACATTACAAGGCGTAATAGGTATAAGAGAAGAAAAAGGATCTCTTAAAGAATTTGGAGTTACATACCAAGATGTGGATTTTTTACCAGATGGTAATATTGACTTAGAAGGTGTTAAGAAAAAAATAAATGAAAAAACTAAACTAGTAATGATACAAAGATCAAAAGGATATTCTTGGAGAAAATCTTTATCAATAGAAGATATAAAAGAAGCTATAGAAGTGGTTAAATCAGTTAATAAAGACTTAATAGTTATGGTAGATAACTGTTATGGTGAATTCTTAGATACAAAAGAACCTACCGAAGTAGGCGCTGATATTATGGCTGGTTCTTTAATTAAAAACCCAGGTGGAGGACTTGCTTTAACTGGTGGCTACATAGCAGGTAGAAAAGATTTAGTTGAAATGGTATCTTATAGATTAACTACACCAGGTATAGGAAAAGAATGTGGTTTAACATTTGGAACTACAAGAAATGTACTACAAGGATTTTTCATGGCCCCATATGTTACATCACAAGCTGTAATGGGTGCAATATACTGTGCTAGAATGTTTGAAAAATTAGGATACGATGTACTTCCGAAATATGATGATTTAAGAAGTGATATTATACAAGTGGTAAGACTTAAAAATGCAGAGGAAGTTATAGCATTCTGTCAAGGTGTACAAGCTGCAGCTCCTGTGGACTCTTATGTAAAACCTGAACCATGGGCAATGCCAGGATATGAAGATGAAGTAATAATGGCTGCAGGTGCTTTTATTCAAGGTTCATCAATAGAACTTAGTGCTGATGCACCAATAAGACCACCATTCAATGTTTACTTCCAAGGTGGACTTACATTTGATCACTCAAAAATGGGAACATTAAAAGCAGTAGAATATATTAAAAAAATAAATAAATAG
- a CDS encoding SIR2 family protein, with protein sequence MEICIFLGAGASAAENLPIQNELFSNYFKNSLPLHPYSKMNTNLREFFKEMFNIDVLLDDIDKVNFPTFEEVLGILDMAEQRRESFKNFGTDTYNNRSSSINLLRQYLVLLTANSINNAVKSSNKYHELLLNNLMKDGQLLNTTFISANYDIHIDNTISKLYNKEKMPVMLDYGVDFANFNFKNSSWKRPCGKTIKLYKVHGSLNWLYCPICSSLTLTPYEGGVMRILNNQDEATCLNCNERTIPIIVPPTYFKNMSNVYLSSVWNKAEASLRKADLIIFCGYSFPEADIHIKYMLKRVQTSRNKNPLKIIVFNNHEDKLTSALKKEEMRYKRFLGEHIIFTKDSFQDFAMNPNKYISLIKNNNGS encoded by the coding sequence ATGGAAATATGTATTTTTTTAGGAGCGGGAGCTTCTGCAGCAGAAAATTTACCTATACAAAATGAATTATTTTCTAATTATTTTAAGAACAGTCTTCCTTTGCATCCATATAGCAAAATGAATACAAATCTTAGAGAGTTTTTTAAAGAAATGTTTAATATTGATGTGCTACTAGACGATATAGATAAGGTTAATTTCCCAACATTTGAGGAAGTACTTGGTATTTTAGATATGGCAGAACAAAGAAGAGAATCCTTTAAAAATTTTGGAACAGATACTTATAATAACAGAAGTAGCTCGATTAATCTTTTGCGACAATATTTAGTATTATTAACAGCAAATTCAATTAATAATGCGGTAAAATCAAGTAATAAGTATCATGAATTATTATTAAATAATTTAATGAAAGATGGTCAATTGCTAAATACTACTTTTATAAGTGCAAACTATGATATTCATATAGATAATACAATTTCTAAATTGTATAATAAAGAAAAAATGCCTGTAATGCTAGATTATGGAGTGGATTTTGCCAATTTTAATTTTAAGAATAGTTCTTGGAAAAGGCCTTGTGGAAAAACTATAAAACTGTATAAAGTACATGGTTCACTAAATTGGCTATATTGCCCCATATGTTCAAGTTTAACACTTACACCATATGAAGGTGGTGTAATGAGGATTTTAAATAATCAAGATGAAGCTACTTGTTTAAATTGTAATGAGCGTACAATCCCAATAATAGTTCCACCTACATATTTTAAGAACATGTCTAATGTTTATCTAAGTAGTGTATGGAACAAAGCAGAGGCTTCGTTAAGAAAAGCTGACCTGATTATCTTTTGTGGATATTCATTTCCAGAAGCTGATATTCATATTAAATATATGTTAAAAAGGGTTCAAACAAGTAGAAATAAAAATCCTTTAAAGATAATCGTATTTAATAATCATGAAGATAAATTAACATCGGCCTTAAAAAAGGAAGAAATGAGATATAAAAGGTTTTTGGGTGAACATATCATTTTTACTAAAGATTCTTTTCAGGATTTTGCCATGAATCCTAATAAATATATAAGTCTTATAAAAAATAATAATGGATCATAA
- the hfq gene encoding RNA chaperone Hfq, which translates to MKNTALNLQDLFLNNARKERVPVTIYLMNGVQVKGYVKGFDSYIVLIEGENKQQNLIYKHAVSTIVPGKSINIQNTNQNNTK; encoded by the coding sequence ATGAAAAATACTGCTTTAAATTTACAAGATCTATTTTTAAATAATGCTAGAAAAGAAAGAGTACCTGTAACAATATATTTAATGAATGGTGTTCAAGTTAAAGGCTATGTAAAAGGATTTGACAGTTATATAGTATTAATAGAGGGAGAAAATAAACAACAAAACCTAATTTATAAACATGCAGTTTCAACAATAGTACCAGGCAAAAGCATAAATATACAAAACACAAACCAAAATAATACAAAGTAA
- a CDS encoding NADH-quinone oxidoreductase subunit NuoF, with product MKVIIGQGSCGVATGAKKTAAEFERLIEEKNLNIKVDITGCVGTCYLEPIVDVYDDNEVMTRYVKVKPECVLEIVEKHLVNGEIATDLEISDEDKLFIEKQQRVVLRNCGLINPEKIEEYVAVGGYEATKKVVTSMTQEDVIEEIKVSGLRGRGGAGFPTWFKWNAALQNKADQKYIVCNADEGDPGAFMDRSVLEGDPHSLIEGMIIGGYAMGATEGVIYVRAEYPLAIHRLEIAMAQAREKGFLGKNIFGSGFDFDLRIKAGAGAFVCGEETALIASLEGERGMPRLKPPFPAQKGYWQKPTNINNVETYANVAWIIVNGGAAFGAMGTDKSKGTKVFALAGKIKKGGLVEVPMGLPLKEVIFGIGGGIKKDKAFKAVQMGGPSGGCIPSALIETPVDYENINKTGAIVGSGGMIVMDETTCMVDMARYFLDFTRKESCGKCNYCRVGTKRMLEILERITKGEGKDGDIELLEELAVKIKDGSMCGLGQTAPNPVLTTIKYFRNEYEDHIYNKKCTAKSCKALISFNITEDCKGCTACAKKCPVEAISGEKKKMHVIDHDKCIKCGKCEETCKFGAIVRD from the coding sequence ATGAAAGTTATAATCGGTCAAGGTAGTTGCGGTGTCGCAACTGGAGCAAAAAAGACAGCAGCAGAATTTGAGAGACTTATAGAAGAAAAAAACCTAAATATTAAGGTTGATATTACTGGTTGTGTAGGTACTTGTTACTTAGAACCAATTGTAGATGTATATGACGACAACGAAGTTATGACAAGATATGTAAAAGTAAAACCAGAATGTGTTTTAGAAATAGTAGAAAAACATCTTGTTAATGGGGAAATAGCTACTGATTTAGAAATATCAGATGAAGATAAATTATTTATAGAAAAACAACAAAGAGTTGTACTTAGAAACTGTGGTTTAATAAATCCTGAAAAAATAGAAGAATATGTTGCAGTAGGTGGATATGAAGCTACTAAAAAAGTTGTAACTTCAATGACACAAGAAGATGTAATAGAAGAAATAAAAGTTTCAGGACTTAGAGGTAGAGGAGGCGCAGGATTTCCAACTTGGTTTAAGTGGAATGCTGCCTTACAAAATAAAGCAGATCAAAAATACATAGTATGTAATGCAGACGAAGGTGACCCTGGTGCATTTATGGATAGATCTGTTCTAGAAGGTGACCCTCATTCACTTATAGAAGGTATGATTATAGGTGGATATGCAATGGGTGCCACTGAAGGTGTTATTTATGTTAGAGCTGAGTATCCTCTTGCTATACATAGACTTGAAATAGCTATGGCTCAAGCTAGAGAAAAAGGTTTTCTTGGTAAAAATATATTTGGATCAGGATTTGATTTTGATTTAAGAATAAAAGCTGGTGCTGGAGCATTCGTTTGTGGTGAAGAGACTGCACTTATAGCTTCTCTTGAAGGAGAGAGAGGAATGCCTAGACTAAAACCACCATTCCCAGCTCAAAAAGGATATTGGCAAAAACCTACAAATATAAATAACGTTGAAACTTATGCAAATGTTGCTTGGATAATAGTAAACGGTGGAGCTGCATTTGGTGCAATGGGAACTGACAAGAGTAAAGGCACAAAAGTATTTGCCCTTGCAGGTAAAATTAAAAAAGGCGGATTAGTTGAAGTTCCTATGGGTCTTCCACTAAAAGAGGTTATATTTGGAATAGGTGGAGGAATCAAAAAAGACAAAGCATTTAAGGCTGTTCAAATGGGTGGACCATCTGGTGGATGTATACCATCTGCTTTAATAGAAACTCCTGTTGATTATGAAAATATAAACAAAACTGGGGCTATTGTTGGTTCTGGTGGTATGATTGTAATGGACGAAACTACATGTATGGTTGATATGGCAAGATATTTCCTAGATTTCACTAGAAAAGAATCTTGCGGTAAATGTAACTATTGTAGAGTAGGAACTAAGAGAATGCTTGAAATACTAGAAAGAATCACTAAAGGCGAAGGTAAGGATGGAGATATAGAGCTTCTTGAAGAATTAGCCGTAAAAATAAAAGATGGTTCTATGTGTGGGCTTGGTCAAACTGCTCCTAACCCAGTTCTTACAACTATTAAATATTTTAGAAATGAGTATGAAGATCATATCTATAATAAAAAATGTACAGCTAAGTCATGTAAAGCTTTAATTTCATTTAATATAACTGAAGATTGTAAAGGATGTACAGCTTGTGCTAAGAAATGTCCAGTTGAAGCTATATCAGGTGAAAAGAAAAAAATGCATGTAATAGATCACGATAAATGTATAAAATGTGGTAAGTGCGAAGAAACTTGTAAATTCGGCGCAATAGTTAGAGACTAG
- a CDS encoding FAD-dependent oxidoreductase: protein MNKFRLNIDGKEVFGLPGQTILEVARENDVFIPTLCYDERTKIYGSCGLCVVEIEGMPKMVKACATEISPNMIIKTNTSRVIESRKTNLELLLSNHVGDCRPPCVLACPAGTDCQGYVGLIANGEYDAAIELIKDRIPLPAAIGRVCPHPCEENCRRKLVEEPVSIAWLKRFAADKDLESENPFIPEISEETGKSVAIIGGGPMGLSAAYFLRQMGHSVTIIESMPKLGGMLRYGIPEYRLPKAVLDEEIALIESMGVKMIPNTKVGVDIPFETIKADYDAVLLGIGAWVSTGVRCKGEDSEGVIGGIDFLRKVVRNEEIKLGENVAIVGGGNTAMDACRTAVRLGAKKVYNIYRRTKNEMPADMVEIVEAEEEGVIFKNLTNPIEVIADENGKVKQVVLQVMELGEADASGRRKPVPVEGKTETIDIDTMILAIGQAVDASKFEGMDKTRKNAIAYDKDTFMTSMPGVFAGGDCGNDKISIAVEAIADARKVSDSIDAYLNGEVLKYEKPFVVERFDITEKTFEDRERMCRPVMDQLEAEERKDNFTEVVFGYDEEQAVNEASRCLECGCHDYFECKLIDYANQYDVHPERLAGDKNVIEFEDDHPFIVRDPNKCILCGLCVRVCDEVMGVGALGLVDRGFDTVVKPSLEKPLAESGCMSCGQCVSVCPTGALQERQSVVKEVPLATDVTDTTCSFCSVGCSLHLESYGDMLIKSNPDKEGPVNRGLLCGKGKWGFDCSVLEGKLTNPLIKCEDGFRDADYHEALVLTAKKAESIAAKYGKYAVAVAISDRFTNEEAYVMKKLADTMGAKTLCFNNVESGLEKVLGLDASPNTIDELLATNVIVTFGFVMENNPVIQLKLKQAAEQGAKVYVINPKEYEVSNFDFASKVVYVENDLSAVKEMAKALIEIGKVSSIDNFEEFKASIDNVSVRDEINEIANAYASAKKAMLVFQQNVVSVEVATMIGNIALLSGHIGSPRDGVLQIKAKNNSQGLVDMGIKSGAEAMEGVKGLLCFGENPNVNLCNLEFLMVLDTHMTETCDIADVIIPSTGSASVNGTFTNTERRIQSVNAAIDENILSNYEVAAEIAHVYEVDFNYRDTADISVEMEDVLPKYKYAKLGEIYGNVLTPVDAKFVVVNDGEFVNVHDCTDNLMNIINERLPKQVK from the coding sequence ATGAATAAATTCAGATTAAATATAGACGGAAAAGAAGTATTTGGATTACCAGGTCAAACAATTCTTGAAGTTGCAAGAGAAAATGATGTTTTCATTCCTACTCTATGCTACGATGAAAGAACTAAAATATATGGTTCATGTGGTTTATGTGTAGTTGAAATAGAAGGAATGCCAAAAATGGTGAAGGCTTGCGCTACAGAAATATCACCTAATATGATAATAAAAACTAATACAAGTAGAGTTATAGAGTCAAGAAAAACAAATTTAGAGTTATTACTATCTAATCACGTGGGAGATTGTAGACCTCCATGTGTTCTAGCATGTCCTGCAGGTACTGATTGCCAAGGATATGTGGGCTTAATAGCAAATGGAGAATATGATGCAGCTATTGAATTAATAAAAGATAGAATACCACTACCAGCTGCTATTGGTAGAGTATGTCCTCATCCATGTGAAGAAAATTGTAGAAGAAAACTTGTTGAAGAACCAGTATCTATTGCTTGGTTAAAAAGATTTGCAGCTGATAAAGATTTAGAAAGTGAAAATCCATTTATACCAGAAATATCAGAAGAAACTGGTAAGAGTGTTGCTATAATAGGTGGTGGACCAATGGGTCTATCTGCTGCATATTTCTTAAGACAAATGGGTCATAGTGTAACTATAATTGAATCTATGCCTAAGCTTGGAGGTATGCTTCGTTATGGTATACCAGAGTACAGACTTCCAAAAGCTGTATTAGATGAAGAAATAGCATTAATCGAAAGTATGGGTGTTAAAATGATACCTAATACTAAAGTTGGCGTGGATATACCTTTTGAGACTATAAAAGCAGACTACGATGCTGTACTTCTTGGAATAGGCGCTTGGGTATCTACTGGAGTTAGATGTAAAGGTGAAGATAGTGAAGGTGTTATAGGTGGTATAGACTTCCTAAGAAAAGTTGTTAGAAATGAAGAAATAAAACTTGGTGAAAATGTAGCTATAGTTGGTGGTGGTAATACTGCAATGGATGCTTGTAGAACTGCTGTAAGACTAGGAGCTAAAAAAGTTTATAATATATATAGAAGAACTAAAAATGAAATGCCAGCTGACATGGTAGAAATAGTTGAAGCTGAAGAAGAAGGAGTAATCTTCAAAAACTTAACTAACCCTATAGAAGTTATTGCAGACGAGAATGGGAAAGTAAAACAAGTAGTACTTCAAGTTATGGAACTTGGTGAAGCTGATGCATCAGGCAGAAGAAAACCAGTGCCAGTTGAAGGAAAAACTGAAACTATAGATATAGATACAATGATTCTAGCTATAGGTCAAGCAGTAGATGCTTCTAAATTTGAAGGAATGGATAAGACTAGAAAAAATGCCATAGCTTACGATAAAGATACATTTATGACTAGTATGCCAGGTGTATTTGCTGGTGGAGACTGTGGTAACGATAAGATATCAATAGCTGTAGAAGCTATAGCAGATGCTAGAAAAGTATCAGATTCTATAGATGCTTATTTAAATGGTGAAGTATTAAAATATGAAAAACCATTTGTTGTTGAAAGATTTGATATAACTGAGAAAACATTTGAAGATAGAGAAAGAATGTGTAGACCAGTTATGGATCAATTAGAAGCAGAAGAGCGAAAAGATAACTTTACTGAAGTAGTATTCGGATATGATGAAGAACAAGCAGTAAACGAAGCTTCTAGATGTTTAGAATGTGGATGTCATGATTACTTTGAATGTAAGTTAATAGATTATGCTAATCAGTATGATGTTCATCCAGAAAGACTTGCTGGAGATAAAAATGTAATAGAATTTGAAGATGATCATCCATTTATAGTAAGAGACCCTAACAAGTGTATACTTTGTGGACTTTGTGTAAGAGTTTGTGATGAAGTTATGGGTGTTGGAGCTTTAGGGCTTGTTGACAGGGGATTTGATACTGTCGTTAAACCATCACTTGAAAAACCTTTAGCAGAGTCTGGATGTATGTCTTGTGGTCAATGTGTAAGTGTTTGTCCAACAGGAGCGCTTCAAGAAAGACAAAGTGTAGTAAAAGAAGTTCCACTTGCAACAGATGTTACAGATACAACATGCTCATTCTGTTCAGTAGGATGTTCTCTACATTTAGAATCATATGGAGATATGTTAATTAAATCTAACCCAGATAAAGAAGGTCCGGTAAATAGAGGACTTCTATGTGGTAAGGGTAAATGGGGATTTGATTGTTCAGTTTTAGAAGGCAAATTAACTAATCCACTTATAAAATGTGAAGATGGATTTAGAGATGCTGATTATCATGAAGCTCTAGTGCTTACTGCGAAGAAAGCTGAAAGTATAGCTGCTAAATATGGCAAATATGCTGTGGCTGTTGCCATATCAGATAGATTTACAAATGAAGAAGCTTATGTAATGAAAAAATTAGCAGACACTATGGGTGCAAAAACACTTTGCTTTAATAATGTAGAAAGTGGACTAGAAAAAGTTTTAGGATTAGATGCTTCTCCTAATACAATTGATGAATTATTAGCTACAAATGTAATAGTTACTTTTGGATTTGTTATGGAAAATAACCCAGTAATTCAACTTAAGTTAAAACAAGCTGCTGAACAAGGAGCAAAAGTATATGTTATAAATCCTAAAGAATATGAAGTAAGTAACTTTGATTTTGCTTCAAAAGTTGTATATGTGGAAAATGACTTAAGTGCTGTTAAAGAAATGGCTAAGGCATTAATAGAAATTGGTAAAGTTTCTTCAATAGATAATTTTGAAGAATTTAAAGCTTCAATAGATAATGTTTCTGTAAGAGATGAAATAAATGAAATAGCAAATGCTTATGCATCAGCTAAAAAAGCAATGCTTGTATTCCAACAAAATGTAGTTTCAGTTGAAGTTGCTACTATGATAGGAAATATTGCTCTACTTTCAGGACATATAGGTTCACCTAGAGATGGTGTACTTCAAATAAAAGCTAAAAATAATTCTCAAGGACTAGTTGACATGGGAATAAAATCTGGAGCAGAGGCTATGGAAGGTGTTAAAGGACTTCTATGCTTTGGTGAAAACCCTAATGTTAATTTATGTAATTTAGAATTCTTAATGGTTTTAGATACTCATATGACTGAAACTTGTGATATAGCTGATGTTATTATACCAAGTACTGGATCAGCTTCAGTAAATGGAACATTTACTAACACAGAAAGAAGAATTCAAAGCGTAAATGCAGCTATAGATGAAAATATACTATCTAATTATGAAGTTGCAGCTGAAATAGCTCATGTATATGAAGTAGACTTTAACTATAGAGATACTGCTGATATAAGCGTTGAAATGGAAGACGTTCTACCAAAATATAAATATGCAAAACTTGGAGAAATATATGGAAATGTATTAACTCCAGTTGATGCTAAATTTGTAGTAGTAAATGATGGTGAATTTGTAAATGTTCATGATTGTACTGACAATTTAATGAATATTATAAATGAAAGATTACCTAAACAAGTAAAATAA
- the nuoE gene encoding NADH-quinone oxidoreductase subunit NuoE: protein MSEKCCCGTDKCQDFKELDPVLDKYAKVPGSLITILQKTQDIYGYISINAMNYISEATGIKTAKIYGVATFYAQFRLQPIGKYLIMLCQGTACHVNGSEMIEEAVCEFLNIQDGETTEDGKFTLNNVACLGCCSLAPVMMVKSADGDETYGNLTKDSVKEILTEIRERS, encoded by the coding sequence ATGAGTGAAAAATGCTGTTGCGGGACTGATAAATGTCAAGACTTCAAAGAGCTTGATCCCGTATTAGACAAATATGCCAAAGTACCTGGAAGTTTGATAACTATTTTACAAAAAACTCAAGATATTTATGGATATATTTCAATTAATGCCATGAATTATATTTCAGAGGCAACAGGAATAAAAACTGCCAAAATATATGGTGTTGCCACATTCTATGCGCAATTTAGATTGCAACCAATAGGAAAGTATTTAATAATGTTATGTCAAGGAACTGCATGCCATGTAAATGGATCTGAAATGATTGAAGAAGCTGTTTGTGAATTTTTAAATATTCAAGATGGTGAAACAACAGAAGATGGAAAATTTACATTAAATAATGTTGCATGTTTAGGATGTTGTTCATTAGCACCTGTTATGATGGTTAAAAGCGCAGATGGTGATGAAACTTATGGAAACTTAACTAAAGATTCTGTTAAAGAAATATTAACAGAAATTAGAGAAAGATCATAG
- the miaA gene encoding tRNA (adenosine(37)-N6)-dimethylallyltransferase MiaA: MKKIPLIILTGPTAVGKTALSIELAKDLNAEIISADSMQIYEYMDIGSAKVTKEEMDGVTHHMIDEVKPDFPFSVSEFQDRANKYIKEVANKGKNVLVTGGTGLYLNSLIYNMDFAKSNSNSKIREELEEELSEKGIDYMHDKLKSLDSEAASRIHKNNTKRVIRALEVCLDGKKMQDFSNDLKYNEDYLPIIIVLNRHREILYNRINKRVDIMMEAGLIEEVKKLLDMGYDKNLISMQGIGYKEIVKYLEGEYTLEEAVEIIKRDSRRYAKRQITWFKRYKDSEWFDLEKYDNMELLKEDIMNFIENVSKSV, encoded by the coding sequence ATGAAGAAAATACCACTTATCATCTTAACAGGACCTACGGCCGTTGGGAAAACGGCTTTATCAATAGAGTTAGCCAAGGACTTAAATGCAGAAATTATTTCAGCTGACTCTATGCAAATATATGAATATATGGATATAGGAAGTGCTAAAGTTACAAAAGAAGAAATGGATGGGGTAACACATCATATGATAGATGAAGTTAAGCCAGATTTTCCTTTTTCTGTTTCAGAGTTTCAAGATAGAGCAAATAAATATATAAAAGAAGTAGCTAATAAAGGGAAAAATGTACTGGTAACAGGTGGTACAGGGTTATACCTTAATTCATTAATTTACAACATGGATTTTGCAAAGTCCAATAGTAACTCTAAGATAAGAGAAGAATTAGAAGAAGAACTTAGTGAAAAAGGCATAGACTATATGCATGATAAGTTAAAATCACTAGATAGTGAGGCTGCTTCTAGAATACATAAAAACAACACTAAAAGGGTTATAAGAGCTTTAGAGGTATGTTTAGATGGAAAGAAAATGCAAGACTTCTCCAATGATTTAAAATACAATGAAGACTACTTACCAATAATAATAGTACTAAATCGTCATAGAGAAATTCTTTATAATAGAATAAACAAAAGAGTAGATATTATGATGGAAGCAGGATTAATTGAAGAAGTTAAAAAATTACTAGATATGGGATATGACAAAAACTTAATTTCTATGCAAGGAATAGGTTATAAAGAAATAGTTAAATATCTAGAAGGTGAATACACTTTAGAGGAAGCTGTAGAGATAATTAAAAGAGATTCAAGAAGATATGCCAAAAGACAAATAACTTGGTTTAAAAGATATAAAGATAGTGAATGGTTTGACTTAGAAAAGTATGACAATATGGAATTACTTAAAGAAGATATTATGAACTTTATTGAAAATGTATCTAAAAGTGTATAA